Within Triticum dicoccoides isolate Atlit2015 ecotype Zavitan chromosome 1B, WEW_v2.0, whole genome shotgun sequence, the genomic segment TGCTTATCAAGCAATATATCCTTCCTCTTGCAAGACGAACCAGCGGCGTTCACAATCAAGGCCACATATTCAAAGAAATCCTCAATGGAAGAACAGCATCTTGAGACAGCAACAACTACTAGCTGCAATCGGTGGGCGAAACAATGCATATAGAAAGCATATGGGTTTTCATCTCGGACAAGTTTTTGAACACTATTGAATTCTCCCCTCATATTAGATGCTCCATCATACCCTTGCCCTCGTAAATTTGCAATAAGCAGCCCATTCTTACCAAGAACCTCAACCAATGCTTTCTTTAGTGCTTCTGCTGTTGTCTCCTTGACATGCTTGATACCCAAAAATCTTTCAATAACTTCTCCCTTGCTCATATACCTGTAAGGCATAGAAGAAATAATACAATTAGTTAATTAGAAAAAAAGGTGATTACCAGGCAAAAGACGGAACACATAATAAAGTAACCAATGGGTTACCTCACAACCAAGGCCATTTGTTCTTTTACTGATATATCACGAGATTCATCAATAAGAACCGAAAAAAGATTATCCCCCATCTCTTGTTTTATTGCTCTTCGGACCCCATCTGCACAACTTTTGGCAAGTGCTTTTTGAATTTTTGAAGAAATCATTTGTGCATTTCCTGGGCATAGCTCATCAAACGCAATTCTCACTTCCTCCTTTCTTGCTTTGTACCAATCAAGCATCTCTAGAAAATTACCTTTATTTAAGGAAAGGGCAGATTCATTGTGTCCACGAAATGGTTCACCTTGCAATGCAAGAAAACTTACAATCCCCAAAGATGTTTCCAAACGGGTCTCGTACTTGATTAATGATTCTTTGTTATAGACTGTAACCTTACGCTTCATACTTGAGCTTTGATTTTTAAAATCTTCATATGCTGTCCTTGATTGATTGTGGATACTCCTGGGGCCACCAACATGAAGAGGAAATGCCTTGTATGCATTCTTCCAAGTACTGTAGCCATCTTTGGTGAAGGTAGTATGACCAAATTTTTCATCCACCGGATCTTGTCtgaaaagaaaacaataaaagcaATAGACTGCATTCTTTTCCACGCTATATTCCAACCAAGGATTTTTTTCATACCATGCTTCACAAAAGGCCCTGTCAAAATGATCACGTTCGTACGTATGACCGACCGGTCGAGTTGGACCCTTTGCCACATAAGCCAATCTAACTTCATCTCTAATGTTGGGATGAAAATTATTAATTGGAATACGAAGCCCGGGATCAGGCTGGATGTGGTCAGGATGCAACTCCTCAATGAACTTGCCCTCTCCCCCGTCTCTAGCTATTGGTTCATTCTCAATATAATTTTCgccttcatcctcttcctcttgaaCAGATGCTGAAACTTCAATCCGCACATTCTCTTGATGCGCNNNNNNNNNNNNNNNNNNNNNNNNNNNNNNNNNNNNNNNNNNNNNNNNNNNNNNNNNNNNNNNNNNNNNNNNNNNNNNNNNNNNNNNNNNNNNNNNNNNNNNNNNNNNNNNNNNNNNNNNNNNNNNNNNNNNNNNNNNNNNNNNNNNNNNNNNNNNNNNNNNNGTATAAGAGAACACAAGAGAAACTAATTGGATGTTGGAGCAATACCAGTAGAATAATTAAATAAATGTTCAAGCAAGTAACCTGAGTACATACATGACACAATTGAAATGATGCGATCAAGGGGAAGAACCGAAGAAGTACAACTAAATTATACCTTTCATTACATACTTAATCCTCTTCTTCGGCGGTGTCATCTGCAAACCCTGCGGACTCGACGAGTCGCGGCCGCCGCCTTGCTGATCTCGGAGCCTGTCGCCGTCTTGCCTGTCGCCGCCTTCGTGCCCACGGTGTCCGGTGATTGATTGCCGGCTGCCCGCTGCCATGCGTCCGTGCGGCCGTGCCCTAGCCTCTaaagcgccgccgcgccgcctccgtCTTGCGAGAAAGTAGCAACGAACGACTCGTATTCTCGTCTCGTAGAGTCGTAGTCTGCCTAGCAGTCGTGCGTCTGTGTCCTTCAGCCCATGGGCACGGCCCGTCATTCAATCGGCAGTAACCAAGCCCAATAGGAGGCACGCGCACGCCCTACTACCTGAAAAATACGCCAGGCTAATACACTAGTATAGTAGTACATATACGTATTTGCACGGCAGCTTAGGTATGGCGTTCGCCAAACCACGCCATATAGCTAGGTTCGCCCCTGCGTCCAACTTGCACCGGCACCTGCTCGACCTCCTCACGAGCCAACAGGGACATGACATATCTTTCAAGGTGGGTGGTGAAACGTTCCCCGCGCATAGGTACATCGTCGCTGCTCGGTCCCCGGTCTTCATGGCGGAGCTCTTGGGTCCTATGAAAGAGAAGGCGGCAGCCTGCATACGGATTGATGGCATGGAAGCCAAAGTCTTCAAGGCGATGCTTCACTTCATCTACGCTGACTCATTGCCTAAGATTGACGAGGACGAAAATGTAGAGATGGCACAGCATCTACTTGTCGCCGCGGATAGGTATAACCTCGAGAGGCTCAAGTTGATGTGCGAAGAGACATTGTGCAAGTCCATCAGCAAAGACACGGCGGCAACTACATTGGCGTTGGCTGAACAGCATGGCTGTGATGGTCTCAAGAAGTCATGCTTCGAGTTCCTTGCTTCTGTTGACAACCTCAAGGCAGTCATGGCAAGTGATGGCTTTGCACATCTGAAGAGCAGCTGCCCCTCCATCCTAGAGGTGCTGGTCACCAATCTAGCTCGCTGACTTCTTCAACCAGGGGCGGAGCCAGTGTACTAGCGTCGGGTTCAGTTGAACCCAACGATTTTTCTTGGCCGAGTATATGTATACGTATACGTACTTGCATGAACCCAGTGAAAAATAAGGGTTGAACCCATCAAACTCGCTTGAAGCCCAAAAGCCCGTAAAATGAACTCCAGCCGCTCTAGCCTGCCACGCAAATTCGTGGCTTCGTGCCCCTTTACCTATTCTCCACCGATAAAAAAAGGGTATTCCTATTCTCCTGTACGTGTAGCCGCCAGCAGCACGTCTGTCGCCGTTCGCTTCGTCGACTCTCTCCCATTCGCCTCCATGCGCCGGCGATGAGCCCCGCCGACAAGGGTAGGTCTGGGTGGCAAGCTTGCCGCCTAATGTAAACCAAAAATTCAAGGTACCGAGTCGCATCATCAGATCTCCTCTCCGTTAAACATGGCGTAGTTTTCTAATTGTTATTTCCCGTATTTTGATTGATCTAGGCTATGGGATGGTATTTTTCAGATGTAAACTAATCACCAGATTGAGAAGGTCATCCATTAGGGCTAGGCAAAGTGCACCAAATACCACTCCAAATAGTGTTCCGAAGCCCTATACATAGAGGAATTGATTAAGACGACTTATGATCTGATTTATAGGAAGAAAATTTTGGAGTAGAAATTGTAGGGAACAAGATGAGATATTAACTATATAAGCGGCTTCACAGGTTACCGCTTAATTTGGATTATACACAAAGAGAAATTGGAGATACTAAACTTGGATTTAGTCCAAattaaagtaatgatgcggacaaaTAAGATATAACTTTTCCTCTGGGCTATCAAATTCTAAAGCTAGCACTAATACTGTTTTGTTGTCACAACATCTGTGGATGGATGCTTTTCAGCTATGAATGTTGTGAAGAAAAAATTGCACAATAAAATGGATGATTGGCTCATCAGTGACTGTTTAATTTGCTATGTGGAGAAAGATATGTTTTCTGCCATTGGTAATGATCTGGTGTTTGATCTTTTTAAGTAGATGAAAAATGAAAAGCGTACAGTCTAAAATGTGAGTGACTTTACAACTTCTTTCGCTTGATAATACTTATTTTTAAAACTTGTCAAACTAACTTATCATTTCTTTTATGTCTTTAGAAAGATGAGAAGCTACAACTTGAATTACAAACTATTTTTGATATTACTCCATTTATAATATGTAAGGAACTGGATTTATAATTTCTTCCGACAGGTATGTCTTGCACTCTTTAGCTTTTAATGTAACACAATATGTGATAAGTAATAGCACAAGTCTGTTTGTTACGTTATTTTGTAGTGCTATACTCTTGTTGTAAACTTGTGTAAAATTTAGACTTTACACTTAATTATAGCATAGCAAGTCTTTATAACGAGTCAATGAGTGAACCCAACGACAAaattttctggctccgcccctgtCTTCAACTACAGAGCAACAAAACCTGAAGATTCTTCTGTAAATTATTATGCATTGTCATGCTACTGCAATTACTCCGGTAAGTGTAAAACCGAAGTGTCAGTTGCATTGGTGCATGTATTATGTTTTTTGAAGATAAGATGAGTAAATTGATGTGAATTATCCTTTATAGCCATTGAGTATGGGCTGTTCAATCCACTTTGATGTATTTACTTTCTGCCAGGAGGTTTTAGGAGTTCACATGGATGGTTTTAGGAGTTCTTTAGAGAAATTATTATTGCTAGAAGagagtacactagtagaaaaagggtcaaatgtgagacacattagtcccggtttgtaacagaaccggcactaatgtgtccattagtgccggttccaacggctaggcgggaggaactctttagtaccggttcgtggcgaacctttagcaccggttcgtgccacgaaccggtactaaagaaagtggtggcaggatgttgtcagagtggggcccttccagcacctttagtaccggttcgtggcacgaaccggtactaaagatcgtcctatataaacccttcgtccacccgcactctgttcttccccctttcccctctccctctcctctgttcttcccttcttcctctcgagttcatcacaaaatttgccccaaatttgtcaagatttgcaggccctcatccattcaaatgatcaccaaggttagcaactttgtcctttcatctctcattgctagattagctcttgcattggtttatatagtgattaattgtgggttttagtaatttgggaggaattatatgtggtagtatttgatttatatgcaatttgaggtcaaaataacacttagtttgcatatgtaggtgtggtttacttagtgccttctaaatctccatcgtaaccaccgtcgatcgcccgcaccgtcccgtcgccggcaccaccttgtggtgagcctcttgttcatgaaattttatataaaaaattgatgtttgtgtgatttgtatatatagttactcgtataataattatcttacccgtacgttgtttgttatacatagtgccatggttttgatatccgtccccgtcgtccctcgtccttgttatgattcggatgtggtaaaatctattttaaaactatttgttgcatttcgtgtttatgataaattatgcccatcaagttgacatagatatttttatctaggaggtatgtgaaccggaaattccaaccgaccctattgtcgagaggttaaatttagttgaaagagaaaacgggtacttgaaagaaaaattgaaaagaattgagggggagaagatggaattggagttgcatgttgccgatgtcgtcgatgatcacaagatcaagatggagaaaatgcgcttgaagattagaaagattagaaaatatgccatcgatagtgaggcttggtatcattatgctgttggatcaattgttaccttagttgcgatcttgatcgcatttgttgttgcatttaaatgctttagctagagagttatttgtttgttgcatttaagtgttgtatgaactttatgtatgaacttgtattaatttggtctattcggtgttgtgtaatgaagatgagccggcaatggatgtacgatgaccgatgctctccccagttcgttgagggtgtgcatacttttctgcttgcggctgaggcaaacaagcgggcggatggttttatgccttgtccatgtgctggctgtaagaatggtcgcaattactctacgtcaagaaccattcacgtccacctgtttgagtctggtttcatgccccactataatgtttggaccaagcacggagaaagaggggttatgatggaagacaatgaagaagaagaggacgacgacagctatcctggccatgggttcccttaatacgatgatacaacaatgggggaagaagctgagccggtaatgcgggaagaatctgaagaagaggcatcagatgagcccgttgatgatctaggttgggccattgccgatgcaaagagaaactgcgcaagtgatttggagaagaagaagttgcagcgcatgttagaggatcacaaaaaattgttgtacccgaattgcgtaggtgacaagaaaaagctgggcaccacactggaattgctgcaatggaaggcagagaatggtgtatctgacaagggatttggaaagttgctggtaatgataaaggatatgcttccaaaggacaacgaattgtccgagagtacgtacgaagcaaagaaggatgtctgccctctagggttagaggtgcagaagatacatgcatgccctgatgattgcatcctctaccgcggtgagtacgaggatttgaacgcttgcccggtatgtggtgcattgcgctataagaccagccacgatgagcatggtgatatcaagggcgagcgccctaggaagaagattcctgccaaggtgatgtggtattctcctataataccacggttgaaacgtttgttccaaaacaaagagcatgccaaggcgatgcgatggcacagagaagaccgtaagaaagacggaaagttgagagtacccgctgacgggttgcagtggagaaaaatcgaacgaaagtacgggaaggagtttgcagatgacacaaggagcgtatggtttggtctaagcgcagatggcattaatccttttggggagtagaccagcaaccatagcacctggcctgtgactctacgtTTGTATAACcttctccttggttgtgcatgaagcggaagttcattatgatgccagtgctcatccaaggccctaagcaacccggcaacgatattgatgtgtacctaaggccattagttgaagaactcttacaactgtggaatggaacaggtgtacgtgcgtggacaTGGGgggagaatttgacctaaaggcgttgctgttcgtgaccatcaatgattggccagcTCTCAGTAACctatcaggacagacaaacaagggataccgcggatgcacgcactgtttggatgataccaacagtatatatttgaatagttgtaagaagaatgtgtatctgggacatcatcgatttcttccgagcaggcatcccgtaagaaagaaaggcaagcatttcaaaggtgaggcggatcacgggacgaagcctcaccaccgtactggtgctgatgtacatgatatggtcaaggatttgaaggtgatatttggaaagggtcatggcggacaacctgttccgaaggacgctgacggacgcg encodes:
- the LOC119350583 gene encoding BTB/POZ and MATH domain-containing protein 1-like, which translates into the protein MSNSSPSSASAIVAKAASGWHDLKIEGHSLTKGLGIGEFIRSETFVIAGHRWRIRYYPNGAASDDADWIAVYVHRENNTDGKYIMVKLHINILDHDGEPVHALGKRSNRFDRCGPQDAVGFDRLAKRRDLEESRYLKDDCFSIRSHLTVRNEILTKPNRRHAFAPASNLHRHLLDLLTSQQGHDISFKVGGETFPAHRYIVAARSPVFMAELLGPMKEKAAACIRIDGMEAKVFKAMLHFIYADSLPKIDEDENVEMAQHLLVAADRYNLERLKLMCEETLCKSISKDTAATTLALAEQHGCDGLKKSCFEFLASVDNLKAVMASDGFAHLKSSCPSILEVLVTNLAR